In Coregonus clupeaformis isolate EN_2021a chromosome 7, ASM2061545v1, whole genome shotgun sequence, one genomic interval encodes:
- the LOC121569802 gene encoding BMP and activin membrane-bound inhibitor homolog: MDRHSSFISIWLQLELCAMAVLLTKGEIRCYCDAPHCVATGYMCKSELNACFTKVLDPMITNSPLTHGCLDPIANAADVCSTKNTDALSGGLSTLECCHDDMCNYRGLNDLAHSRESTDHGRYQPERNNHNLVTRVQELASAKEVWFRAAVIAVPIAGGLILVLLIMLALRMLRSENKRLQDQRQQMLSRLHYSFHGHHTKKGQVAKLDLECMVPVTGHENCCLTCDKMRQADLGNDKILSLVHWGMYSGHGKLEFV; encoded by the exons GAGAAATACGGTGTTACTGTGATGCCCCCCACTGCGTGGCCACAGGCTACATGTGCAAATCGGAACTAAACGCCTGTTTCACCAAGGTGTTGGACCCTATGATCACGAACTCACCTCTCACGCACGGGTGTCTAGATCCCATAGCAAACGCTGCCGATGTGTGCAGCACTAAGAACACAGATGCCCTGAGTGGGGGCTTGTCCACGCTAGAGTGTTGTCATGATGACATGTGTAACTACCGAGGACTGAACGACCTAGCGCACAGCAGAGAATCTACAg ACCACGGCAGGTACCAGCCTGAGCGCAACAACCATAACCTGGTCACACGGGTACAGGAGCTGGCCTCAGCCAAAGAGGTGTGGTTCAGGGCGGCGGTGATCGCGGTGCCCATTGCGGGAGGCCTCATCCTGGTCCTTCTCATCATGCTGGCGTTACGGATGCTCCGCAGCGAGAACAAGCGGCTGCAGGACCAGAGGCAGCAGATGCTGTCACGGCTCCACTACAGCTTCCATGGCCACCACACTAAGAAGGGCCAAGTGGCAAAGCTAGACCTGGAGTGTATGGTGCCTGTGACGGGCCACGAGAACTGCTGCCTCACTTGTGACAAGATGAGACAGGCAGACCTGGGGAATGACAAGATACTGTCTCTGGTACACTGGGGGATGTACAGTGGGCACGGGAAGCTGGAGTTCGTATGA